Genomic segment of Pararhodobacter zhoushanensis:
GACTGGACGGCACGCTGCGCGACGGCCAGCTTGAGGGGCAGGCGCGGGGCAGTGATCCTGCCGGGCCGGTCACGCTGATCTGGGAAGACGGCTGGCGGCTGGTCAGCCGGTGACCAGCGCCTGCATGTCAAAGATCGGCAGCAGGATGGCCAGCACGATGGTCAGCACCATGCCGCCGACGATCACCATCGATGCAGGCTCGATGATCACCGAGACGCGCTTGCGTTCGGTCCTGAGCCAGCTTTCCGCCAGCACCGCCGCGCGTTCGGTCATCGGGCCCAGCCGGGCCGAGGCCTCGCCCGCCTGCACCAGTTGCCGCGCGACAGGGTTGAGGAAGGGCAGGCGGGCCAGCGCCTGTGAAAGGCTTTCGCCGCGCTTGAGCGCTTCGCCCGCTTCCTCGGCCACGGCGCGGTAGCGGGTGATGTCCAGCACGCCGGCGGAAAAGCGCAGCGCCTCGGTCAGCGGCAGGCGCGAGTTGATCACCACGGCCAGCGTGCGCAGATACTGCGCCGCCGCCGCCATGCGCAGGAAGCGACCGATCAGCGGCAGGCGCAGCAACAGGGTGTCGCGGCGATCGCGCAGGCTGGGGGTGCGGTTGACAGCGATGATCGCCGCAATCACCAGCCCCAACAGCGCCAGAAGCGCCAGCCAGTGATCGCGGATGGCATCGACGATGCCCATCACGGTGACGGTCAAGGGCGGCAGGGGGCGGCCTGATTCCTCGAACATGGCGATGATCTCGGGCGCGACGGTGGTCATCAGGATCGCGCAGACGACGATGGCGACGACGGTGACAAAGGCGGGGTAAACCAGGGCCGAGGTGATCGCCGCGCGGTCGCCGGCGCTGGTTTCCAGATGCTCGGCCAGCGTGTTGAACACCACCGCCAGATCGCCCGATTGCTCGCCCGCCCGCACCGCCGCCGCGTACCACGCGGGCAGCGCCCCACCCGCACGGGTCAGCGCGTCGGCCATCGAATCGCCCTGCAGCAACCCGGCGCGGGCTTCGGCGGCCAGCCGTTCGATCCGTGCCGCCCCGGCGGCCCCCTGCACGGCCTCAAGCGCGGCGTCAGCCGACAGGCCAGCGCCCAGCAGGACTGCCATCTGCCGGGTGAAGACGCTGAGCAGATCGCGGTCGATGCGCCGCTCGCGTTTGCGCGCTTTGGTGGGGGTGCCCGCCTGCGCGTCCAGCGTCGCGGGCATCAGGCCCAGCTCGACCACCCGCAGCGAGGCGTCGCTTTCATCCTCGGCCACCACCACGCCGCGCTTGCGTTTGCCGTCCGGCGTATAGGCGGTATAGGCGAAGGTTTTCACGGCGATTCACCCAGCACGCGCCGGACCTCGGCCAGCGAGGTCGCGCCCTCGGCCACCAGCATCAGCGCCGAGGCCATCAGTGTGGGGCGTGGCCCGGCGGCCTCGCGCAGGGTGACTTCCGAGGCGTCGCTGTCAATCGCGGCGCGCAGGGTTTCGTCTATTTCGAGGATATCGAAAATACCGACCCGCCCGGTGAAGCCAGTGTCATCGCATTTCTCGCAGCCCGCTGCGTGGCCGATCATCTCAGGCAGCGGCACGCCATGCGCGGCGAACTGCGCTGCCTCTTGCGCCGTGGGCCCGGCCTTGCGCGCACAGTCCGGGCACAGCCGCCGCACCAGCCGTTGCGCGACAACGCCGCGCAGGGTGGCGGCGATCAGATACCCCTCGACCCCCAGCTCGCGCAGGCGCACCACGGCGGCCAGTGCGGTGTTGGCGTGCAGGGACGAGAACACCAGATGCCCGGTCAGCGCCGCCTCGCTGGCGGTCTGCGCGGTTTCGGTATCGCGGATTTCGCCCACCAGGATCACATCGGGGTCTTGCCGCAGGATCGAGCGCAGGCCGCGCGCGAAGGTCAGCCCGATTTCGGGGTTCACCGGGGTCTGGCTGATGCCGGGCAGATCGTATTCAACCGGATCTTCCACGGTCAGGATCGTGCGTTCGCGCCGGTCGGCCAGTCGCAGCAGGGAATAGAGCGTGGTCGTCTTGCCCGAGCCGGTCGGCCCGGTGGCCAGAATGATGCCGTTGGGCAGCGCGGCCAACCGGTTCAGCCGCTCGGCATTCACCGCTGACAGGCCCAGCCGGTCCAGCGCCATCAGCCCGCCCGAGCGGTCCAGAAGGCGCATCACCACCCGCTCGCCGTGATGGCCGGGCAGGGTGGACAGACGCACGTCGATGGCCCGCCCGCCCAGCCGCAGCGCGATGCGCCCGTCCTGCGGCAGGCGCGTCTCGGCGATATCCAGCCCGGCCATGACCTTGAGCCGCGAAACCACGCGCTTGGCGGGCACGTCGCGGCGGTCAAAGACCGATTGCATGGTGCCGTCGATGCGCATGCGGGCGCGCAACCCGTCCTCATGCGGTTCCAGATGCAGGTCGGACGCCGAGCCGCGCACCGCCTGCCGCAGCATCTGGTTGACCAGCCGGATCACCGGCGCGTCTTCGGGGTCTTCCAGAATGTCGCGGGACAGGCCACGCTGGGGGAGTCTTCGAGGTCAAAAGCAACCTCGCCGCCCTCATCGCTGCCGGTGTCATAGAGGCGCGAGAGGCGCGACAGGAACCCTTCGCCATCGTGCATCTCAGGCTCGACCGCCTGACCCGCCGCGCGGCGGGCGGCGCGCAACCCGTTCATCGTGACCTCGGGCCCGGTGAGCAGCGTGGCCTCGTCCAGCGCGACCTGATTGTCGCGAGCAAAGGCGAAGGGCAGGCGCGCGCCGCTCATCGCTTACTGGCCCTGATCCACTTGCAGGCGGGGCGGCAGCGGCGGGAACAGACGGTCACGCACCGCCTGATCGACATAGGGATCATCGAACGGCTGGTTCAGATCCACGCCGTCGAAAGGAAACCCGGTGCGGCGCACCTGCGGGTACAGGCTGTCGGTGTTGCGCGGCGAGACGAGACGGCCCAGACGCTCGGTCTCGCGCGCGATCTGACGGCTGAGCGCGGTGGCCTGATGGTCATCGCGCACGACGCGCGGGCGCAGCATGATCAGCAGCACGCGCTGGCCCTCTTGCAGCGAGCGACCCCGGAACAGCGCGCCCAGCACAGGCAGGTTGCTCAGGCCGGGGACGCGCTGGTTCTGCGCGGTCGAGTTGTCCTCGATCAGCCCACCCAGAATGATTACCTCGCCGTCCCCGACCAGTGCGTTGGTGCTCAGCCGACGCCGGGCGGTGACTTCGCCCCCGGCGGCGGATGTCGTGCCGGTCAGGTTGGACACCTCCTGCGCGATGGCCATGCGCACGGTGCCGTCATCGGTGATCTGCGGGCGCACGGTCAGGGTCAGGCCGACGTCCTGTCGCTCGATGGTCTGGAACGGCTGATCGGGCACGGCACTGTCGCCGACGGTGGAATACTGGCCGGTCACGAAGGGCACGTTCTGTGCGACGATGATCTCGGCTTCCTGATTGTTCAGGGTCAGTACGGCGGGGGTGCTGAGCAGCCGGGTCGAGCGTTCACGGGCAATCGCAGTGAGCAGCGCGGCGAAGTTGCCGTCCGAGGCACCCAGAACGCCGCCATTGCCGGGATTGACGTTGTTGCCCGCCATGGCCGCCGAAATCAGCGTGATCAGCGAGGTGCGGCCATCCAGCGCGAACGAGGTGCCGCCGCCGATGGCGTCATTGAGCAACCCGCCGAACTGCACCGACAGGTCAGAAAAATTCTCGGCGCTGACTTCAAAGATCACCGCTTCGATCAGAACCTGCGACGGGCGGGTATCGAGCGACTGGATCGCGCGGGTGATCGCCTCGACCCGGTCCTGCGGGGCGGTGATGATGATCGCGTTGGACTGCGGTTCGGCGACGATGGTGATCGCCGCGTCGCCTTCGCCGCCCGCGCCCATCGACTGGCGGATGACATCGGCCAGTTCGGTCGCCTGCGCGAAATTCAGCCGCACGACGCGCGAGGTCGGGCGCATCTGCGGCGTATCGAGCTGCATCACGACCGAGCGCACACGGTCGCGGAATTCGGACGGGCCGGACACGACGATGGCATTCGCGCCGGGGTCGGCGGCGATGGTGCCGGTCGCGGCGGTCGGTGGCAGCGCGGCCTGCAACACGGTGATCATCTCGGATGCGCGGCCGTGGTTCAGGCGGATGGTTTCCACCGAGCGGCTGCTGGCGGTGTTCAGACGCTCGATCAGCGCCTCGATCCGGGTGATGTTTTCGGTGCGGTCCGACAGCACGAACAGCCCGGCCGAGGGGATCGGCGTCAGGATCGCATCGGGCGCGACCAGCGGTTCGAGCACATCGTACATCTCGACGATATCGCCGCCGCGCACCGGGATCACGCGCGTCTCATACCCGCCGCCGCGCTGCGCGCGTGCCGCCGCCAGACCCGAGGCCAGATGCATCGGCACGATCCGGTCGATGCCTTCGCCCTCAAGGATCGTCACGCCGTTGATTTCCAGCACGTTCAGGAAAATCTCGTACATCGACGCCGGGGTGACCGGAACGGGCGCATAGACCGAGACCGTGCCCTGCACCTCGGGATCGACCAGAAAGTTGCGCCCGGTCTGTTCCGACACCAGCTGGATATAGCTGCGCAGATCGACGTCGCGCAGATCCAGCCGGATTTGCGCCGAGGCCGGGCGCAGGGCGCCAAAGGCAAGCAAGAGTCCGAGCAGCAGGAAGGCGGCGAAGCGGGTCATGGCGCGATTGTTTCCGTTTGGTAAGCAAGGTCAACTGGTAAGCGCAGGAAGGTCGGTGTCATCGGCTGATCCCGAACCGGTCGCGCGGACTTGCCGGGACCGGTCCGTCCCGAAAGCGGTCGCCGTCAATCGGGCGTCTGCGCGTGGGGCCTTCATAATCGGCGCCCATGCTGCCGTCATAGGCATCGGCGTCGACAGGGGTGGAATCTTCGGAAAATCCGATCAGGTAGGGTTCGCCATATAGATCAATGACCACGCCCTCTTCGGTAATGTCGTCGACAGCATAGCCGTCGGGCAGCAGGTCGCCGACGTGCAGCATCATGACCCCCTCGGGCGTTTCGAGCAATGCGAAACTCTCGCTGATGCCGTCGCTCATCGCCAGCCCGCGCAGCACAAACGCGCTGTCATCGAAATCGTCGGCAGGGTCATAGGCGGGCTCGGGGATGCGGGGCGCAGGCGGAGCCTCGGCGACAGGGGCGGCGGCGGGCGGTGTGCCGAACAGCGCCGCCCAGCTTTGGCGCGCGGGGGCCGTGTCGGTCGCGGTGCCAGCGGGTTGGGTGACAGCGGCGATGGGGGGCAGGGGGGCTGCTTGCGGTGTCGGGGCGAGCAGGGCCAAAGCAGCCAGACCCAAACCGCAGCCCGCGACCACTGACGCGCAGAACAGCAACAGCGCCGACGGCCGGGCCGTCGGGGAATGCGTCAGGGCAGTCGTCACGCGGGCGGGCGTGGCAAGGGTCATGCGCGATGGGCCTCATGGGTGTTTTTGTGGACATTATCGGCCTCTCGGCCTAGGATGAAAAGAAAAATAAGGTGAGAGCAGTGATCCAATTCCTTCGGTTCAGGGGCCGGATACCGGCGCTGTGCGCAGTGCTGCTGCTCGCGTCATGCGAAGCGGCGGGAACGCTGGCAGGCGGCGGTGCGCAATCGGACTATCTGGTTGCCCGTCAGGCGCTGGAGACCGGCAATTACGATCTGGCCATCCGCCGTTATGGCGCGCTGATGGAACAGGTTGATGCCGCCTCGGCCTCGCGGTTGCAGCTTGAATATGCCCACGCCCTGTTGCGCGGTAACCGCTATGACGAGGCGATCGCGATCTGCGACACGCTGGTCGCGCGGCAAACCGGCTCGATCCATGCCTCGGCCCTGTCGGTGCGCGGCACGGCCCGCCACGAAGCGGCGCGGCGGCTGCTGGATGCAGGGCGCGACCCGTCAACCGCCCGTGCACTGCTGGTCGCGGCGGGCAGTGACATCGACGCCTTTCTGGCCGCGCCGGGTGCGCTGGACGCCGCCGGGTCGATGCGCGCCCGCTCGCAGCTGATCACCGCGGATCTGGGCCGGTTAAGCTGATCCGCACCGCCTGGTCGTGACGCCGCGCTATCGCCTGTCAGAGGCCGCCCGTGACAACGGGCGGTCTTTTTGATGGGCTGGTCTGCGGTTCGCCACCGGTTTCTGTGCCGCTGAAAAGTCAAATTCATTACAATTTTTAGTCAAAATTTGCCTAACTTCGGCCCTGTTCAGCCGCCAGTTTGCCCGCAGTGACAGTAACGGTACAGGGGTGGCTTCATGGGTCTTGAGAACACAACCGCGCGGCACGTCGCCTTCGCCATTCTGGCGGCTGGCGTTGCGCTGGCGACGCCAGCGGCAGCGACAACCGAGCTGCTGGGCGGCGGTTTCATGGTCAGCCGGTGGGGTGGCTGCGAAGACTACGGCTGGGTCGGCACCCAGCAGGTTCTGGCACGCATGGAGCCGCAGGGGGCACCCGGCAATCTGGCGACCGAGTCCCAGCTGTCCCTGCTTCTGAGCACCGGCACTATCGCCATCCGCTACAACAACGAGGGTGGCTATCGACGCAATCAGGAGATCACGCAGGCCACCTATGTCTGGAATGGTCCGTGGACGCCCGACGAGCCATCCATGTCGCTGTCATGGGATCTTTATGGCGAGATCCCCGAGGCCAGTGACAGCGCTCTGGACCAATTGGTCATCAATTTCCAGAACTTCAACGAGCACCCGGGTTGCCGCATGTCGGTTTTCCTGGTGATGCAACGCAACTGAGGGGCTCTGTGATGAAACCGTTTCTGCGCCGTCTTACCGCCCGTCTCGCCCCGCTTGTTGCCGTTGCGCTGATGGGCGTCTCTGCGCCCGCGCATGCCGAATTCATGGGCGGCGGCTATCTCACCGATTACGCGGGCTGCGATCAATACGGCTGGCCGGTCAATGTCGAAATGGTCCGCGCCCGCTACAGTGCCCGCGAGATCGACGGCGGCCCGTCGCAGATCGTGCTCACTTTCGCCGTGGGGGGCGTGAACACCTTTGTCTACTATGGCGACCTGTCGCCCAGCCGCGCCTGGCGGCAGGCGTCGGGTCAGGTGATCTGGGGCACCTCGGGGGCCATCCGGCCTGCGCCGCGCCTTCGGGTGCTCGAACGCGAAAGCATCCCGTTTGCCGGTGCCAGTTTCGATGCGCATGTCGAAAACATCCGGCTGCGCCTGCGTATCCGCCATTTCAACGGCATGCGCGGGTGCACGGTGACGGCCGTGCTGATGCTGAACGACTGGAATAACGAGATTAACTGACGCTTACGCAGGCTCGACCGGGCGGCGGATCTGATCTGCCGCCTCGATCACCAAGGGCGACAACCCCTCGCCCCCCGCGTCGAGCAGCGCGAACAGCTCGCGGCGCATCCGGGGTTCCCAGAAATCGTTGATGTGCAGCGCCAGCCCTTCGACGCCCTCGGCATGGGGTTTGGACGCCATGAAGGTGGCGATCTGATTGGCCATGCGGGTGATCTTTTCAGCGGACATTCTGCTCTCTCGTCTCGATACGGTCGGTATGGGTGAAAGCCTCGAACCGGTCGGGGCGGGCCTGCGCGATCAGGGTGATGCCCAGATGATCGGCCAGCGCGACGGCGTCGGCGGTCGGGGACGACACGGCAATGATCGCCGGGGCACCCAGCGCGGCGACCTTTTGCACAAGGTCGATGGAGACGCGGCTGGTCAGCACCACCGCGCCAGTCCCGGCGCGGGTGCCCGCGCGCAGCATCGCGCCCGCCAGCTTGTCCAGCGCGTTGTGCCGCCCGACATCCTCACGCGCCGCCACGATCCGCGCGCCGTCCCAGAACCCGGCGCAATGCACCGAGCGGGTGGCATCGTGCAGCGTTTGCTGCGCGGGCAGCGCGGCAATCGCGGCCATCACCTGCGCAGGTGTCAGGCGGAAGCTGCCATGCGGCACGGGCGCCATCTCGCGCAGCGCCTGCTCCAGACTGTCGATGCCGCACAGCCCGCAGCCCACCGGCCCGGCCATCACCCGGCGGCGCGCGGTCAGCCGCGCCTCGGCATCCTTGGACACCCAAAGCTGCACATCCAGCCCGCGCGGGGTTTCGACAACCTCGACGCTTTCGATCTCTTCGGGCCGCGCCAGCCCTTCGGTCAGCGCGAACCCAAAGGCGAAATCGGCCAGAT
This window contains:
- a CDS encoding type II secretion system F family protein, whose amino-acid sequence is MKTFAYTAYTPDGKRKRGVVVAEDESDASLRVVELGLMPATLDAQAGTPTKARKRERRIDRDLLSVFTRQMAVLLGAGLSADAALEAVQGAAGAARIERLAAEARAGLLQGDSMADALTRAGGALPAWYAAAVRAGEQSGDLAVVFNTLAEHLETSAGDRAAITSALVYPAFVTVVAIVVCAILMTTVAPEIIAMFEESGRPLPPLTVTVMGIVDAIRDHWLALLALLGLVIAAIIAVNRTPSLRDRRDTLLLRLPLIGRFLRMAAAAQYLRTLAVVINSRLPLTEALRFSAGVLDITRYRAVAEEAGEALKRGESLSQALARLPFLNPVARQLVQAGEASARLGPMTERAAVLAESWLRTERKRVSVIIEPASMVIVGGMVLTIVLAILLPIFDMQALVTG
- a CDS encoding GspE/PulE family protein, which gives rise to MIRLVNQMLRQAVRGSASDLHLEPHEDGLRARMRIDGTMQSVFDRRDVPAKRVVSRLKVMAGLDIAETRLPQDGRIALRLGGRAIDVRLSTLPGHHGERVVMRLLDRSGGLMALDRLGLSAVNAERLNRLAALPNGIILATGPTGSGKTTTLYSLLRLADRRERTILTVEDPVEYDLPGISQTPVNPEIGLTFARGLRSILRQDPDVILVGEIRDTETAQTASEAALTGHLVFSSLHANTALAAVVRLRELGVEGYLIAATLRGVVAQRLVRRLCPDCARKAGPTAQEAAQFAAHGVPLPEMIGHAAGCEKCDDTGFTGRVGIFDILEIDETLRAAIDSDASEVTLREAAGPRPTLMASALMLVAEGATSLAEVRRVLGESP
- a CDS encoding secretin N-terminal domain-containing protein, whose product is MTRFAAFLLLGLLLAFGALRPASAQIRLDLRDVDLRSYIQLVSEQTGRNFLVDPEVQGTVSVYAPVPVTPASMYEIFLNVLEINGVTILEGEGIDRIVPMHLASGLAAARAQRGGGYETRVIPVRGGDIVEMYDVLEPLVAPDAILTPIPSAGLFVLSDRTENITRIEALIERLNTASSRSVETIRLNHGRASEMITVLQAALPPTAATGTIAADPGANAIVVSGPSEFRDRVRSVVMQLDTPQMRPTSRVVRLNFAQATELADVIRQSMGAGGEGDAAITIVAEPQSNAIIITAPQDRVEAITRAIQSLDTRPSQVLIEAVIFEVSAENFSDLSVQFGGLLNDAIGGGTSFALDGRTSLITLISAAMAGNNVNPGNGGVLGASDGNFAALLTAIARERSTRLLSTPAVLTLNNQEAEIIVAQNVPFVTGQYSTVGDSAVPDQPFQTIERQDVGLTLTVRPQITDDGTVRMAIAQEVSNLTGTTSAAGGEVTARRRLSTNALVGDGEVIILGGLIEDNSTAQNQRVPGLSNLPVLGALFRGRSLQEGQRVLLIMLRPRVVRDDHQATALSRQIARETERLGRLVSPRNTDSLYPQVRRTGFPFDGVDLNQPFDDPYVDQAVRDRLFPPLPPRLQVDQGQ
- a CDS encoding tetratricopeptide repeat protein; protein product: MIQFLRFRGRIPALCAVLLLASCEAAGTLAGGGAQSDYLVARQALETGNYDLAIRRYGALMEQVDAASASRLQLEYAHALLRGNRYDEAIAICDTLVARQTGSIHASALSVRGTARHEAARRLLDAGRDPSTARALLVAAGSDIDAFLAAPGALDAAGSMRARSQLITADLGRLS
- a CDS encoding formate dehydrogenase subunit delta, whose protein sequence is MSAEKITRMANQIATFMASKPHAEGVEGLALHINDFWEPRMRRELFALLDAGGEGLSPLVIEAADQIRRPVEPA
- the fdhD gene encoding formate dehydrogenase accessory sulfurtransferase FdhD — its product is MQGARPLPRLSFGASIASGERVLPEEVGVALSFNGTTQAVMMATPDHLADFAFGFALTEGLARPEEIESVEVVETPRGLDVQLWVSKDAEARLTARRRVMAGPVGCGLCGIDSLEQALREMAPVPHGSFRLTPAQVMAAIAALPAQQTLHDATRSVHCAGFWDGARIVAAREDVGRHNALDKLAGAMLRAGTRAGTGAVVLTSRVSIDLVQKVAALGAPAIIAVSSPTADAVALADHLGITLIAQARPDRFEAFTHTDRIETREQNVR